From a single Chloroflexia bacterium SDU3-3 genomic region:
- a CDS encoding glycosyltransferase family 4 protein, whose amino-acid sequence MNIALYNLTTTTKIGGVESFVWDLARELASRAHRVTIFGGVGAVREAAPGVDVLTFPCVPRAFWQAIPPLRRAYAEAKLLERLTMAVPALPALVRGGYDIVHIQKPYDIGPALLARRLGGPKVILGCHGEDFYRGDRALATRVDGAVSCSAFNARTVAARYGFTPTVVFNGIDTRLFRSAAPDPALRPAGLPADAPLLLFVGRLQPWKGVEYAIRALALLPGAALLIAGDGVDRPRLEALAAELGLAGRVHFLGAVPREELPRYYSSVDLLLATSFASETFGIGPVEAQACGLPVVAARFGGFPEVVDEGRTGLLVPPQNPEALAAAVAGLLADRARLDAMRQAAPAWAAQFSWGAVASRVEEAYRAALEA is encoded by the coding sequence ATGAACATCGCGCTCTATAACCTGACCACCACCACCAAGATCGGCGGCGTCGAGAGCTTCGTGTGGGATCTGGCCCGCGAGCTAGCCAGCCGCGCGCACCGCGTAACGATCTTCGGCGGCGTGGGCGCAGTGCGCGAGGCCGCGCCCGGGGTGGATGTGCTGACCTTCCCGTGCGTGCCGCGCGCCTTCTGGCAGGCCATCCCGCCGCTGCGCCGCGCCTACGCCGAGGCCAAGCTGCTGGAGCGGCTGACCATGGCCGTGCCTGCGCTGCCCGCCCTGGTGCGCGGCGGCTACGACATCGTGCACATCCAGAAGCCCTACGACATCGGCCCGGCGCTGCTGGCGCGGCGGCTGGGCGGGCCGAAGGTCATCCTGGGCTGCCACGGCGAGGACTTCTACCGTGGCGACCGGGCCCTGGCCACGCGGGTGGATGGCGCGGTCTCGTGCAGCGCCTTCAACGCCCGCACGGTGGCGGCGCGCTACGGCTTCACGCCTACGGTGGTGTTCAACGGCATCGACACCCGGCTGTTCCGCAGCGCCGCGCCCGACCCGGCGCTGCGCCCGGCTGGCCTGCCCGCTGACGCGCCGCTGCTGCTGTTCGTCGGGCGGCTCCAGCCCTGGAAGGGCGTAGAGTACGCCATCCGCGCCCTGGCGCTGCTGCCCGGCGCGGCCCTACTGATCGCAGGCGACGGCGTGGACCGACCGCGCCTAGAGGCGCTGGCCGCCGAGCTGGGGCTGGCGGGGCGCGTGCACTTCCTGGGCGCAGTGCCGCGCGAGGAGCTGCCGCGCTACTACTCCTCGGTCGATCTGCTGCTGGCCACCAGCTTCGCCAGCGAGACCTTCGGCATCGGCCCCGTCGAGGCCCAGGCCTGCGGGCTGCCGGTGGTGGCCGCCCGCTTCGGCGGCTTCCCCGAGGTGGTGGACGAGGGCCGCACCGGCCTGCTGGTGCCGCCGCAGAACCCCGAGGCCCTGGCCGCCGCCGTGGCCGGGCTGCTGGCCGACCGGGCGCGGCTGGATGCCATGCGCCAGGCCGCGCCCGCGTGGGCCGCGCAGTTCAGCTGGGGGGCCGTGGCCAGCCGCGTCGAGGAGGCCTACCGCGCCGCGCTGGAGGCGTAG
- a CDS encoding class I SAM-dependent methyltransferase yields MPWRPDFERWRAGRIWQEQIQGERLALIERYGGTLAGQRILDLGSGMGGTSVALALDGAHPLAYEYKREYCEITKLRAARYDLDLPVINGPGEALPFADGSFDLAICWDVLEHVQDPERLLAELSRVVRPGGRVLITAINRFAWRDPHYHMRLLNWLPRALAEQIIIRKGRSKGGAGFTDMQRLSDMHYYTMGGFRRLAARHGFRVGDIGEDRVRRGEGTARGRKGRARDVLRRLGLALPAYYLYRAAVQGTYELVMVRGA; encoded by the coding sequence ATGCCCTGGCGTCCCGACTTCGAGCGCTGGCGGGCAGGGCGCATCTGGCAGGAGCAGATCCAGGGCGAGCGGCTCGCCCTGATCGAGCGCTACGGCGGCACGCTGGCCGGGCAGCGCATCCTCGACCTGGGCAGCGGCATGGGCGGCACCAGCGTGGCGCTGGCGCTGGATGGCGCGCACCCGCTGGCCTACGAGTACAAGCGCGAGTACTGCGAGATAACCAAGCTGCGGGCGGCCCGCTACGATCTCGATCTGCCCGTGATCAACGGCCCCGGCGAGGCCTTGCCCTTCGCCGATGGCAGCTTCGACCTAGCGATCTGCTGGGATGTGCTGGAGCACGTGCAGGACCCCGAGCGGCTGCTGGCCGAGCTTTCGCGCGTGGTGCGGCCCGGCGGGCGCGTGCTGATCACCGCGATCAACCGCTTCGCCTGGCGCGACCCCCACTATCACATGCGCCTGCTCAACTGGCTGCCGCGCGCGCTGGCCGAGCAGATCATCATCCGCAAGGGCCGCAGCAAGGGCGGCGCGGGCTTCACCGACATGCAGCGCCTGAGCGACATGCACTACTACACCATGGGCGGCTTCCGGCGGCTGGCCGCGCGCCACGGCTTCCGCGTGGGCGACATCGGCGAGGACCGCGTGCGGCGCGGCGAGGGCACGGCGCGGGGCCGCAAGGGCCGCGCGCGCGACGTGCTGCGGCGGCTGGGCCTTGCTCTGCCTGCCTACTACCTCTACCGCGCGGCTGTGCAGGGCACCTACGAGCTTGTGATGGTTCGGGGAGCGTAG